From Cannabis sativa cultivar Pink pepper isolate KNU-18-1 chromosome 8, ASM2916894v1, whole genome shotgun sequence, a single genomic window includes:
- the LOC133030376 gene encoding protein FAR1-RELATED SEQUENCE 5-like, whose protein sequence is MDPEFYVEYKIDDENRLAFLFWADGMSRRDYMLFGEAIAFDTTYRTNKYNKPLTVVVGVNHHFETCVFGCAVLLDETEDAYIWFLRVFLDCMGNKKPKVVLTDNDERMGFTIRHLLRDSTHRLCAWHLGNNATKNIKIPDFNKGFFDLIYNYYTVEEFEEKWAALLAQFGLEENSWCRTKYNTRGQWAETFLRGVFYGGMRTTQRCESMNNVLKRFLLANYSLREFVSQITHAIGTMRHNEAAKDFKSMHTVPHIPAGKTDFLQTYYKQAAAIFTRNIYYKVKEQIEEEQPYSISHREDQGDSYLFSLARFQYGTIRHRVLYNKEKNELNCSCLLFESDGIPCKHIWCVMKSLDIRVIPESLILTRWRKDVKTSSSTQVGEHSSEHQKMTQLSRFGALNAYSNSMNFFASHSEATFQMAKMELEKLNTIFRASYEEGQNSQNSQPTTTYRDNPNIIQDPVRVRTKGMASTNSRKGTNDGVQGGRQCTLCGGRDHNKRTCMRRTGV, encoded by the exons ATGGATCCTGAATTTTACGTCGAGTACAAGATTGATGACGAAAATCGATTAGCATTCCTTTTTTGGGCCGATGGTATGAGTAGAAGAGACTACATGTTATTCGGGGAAGCAATTGCTTTTGATACAACATACCGCACCAATAAGTATAATAAGCCATTGACTGTAGTTGTTGGCGTCAATCACCATTTTGAAACTTGTGTGTTCGGTTGCGCAGTTTTACTTGATGAGACGGAAGACGCTTATATTTGGTTCTTGAGGGTGTTCCTTGATTGCATGGGCAACAAAAAACCAAAAGTAGTCCTCACTGATAATGATGAAAGGATGGGATTCACAATCAGACATTTGTTACGAGACTCTACCCATCGACTTTGTGCATGGCATCTAGGGAACAATGCCACAAAGAATATTAAGATTCCAGATTTCAACAAAGGCTTCTTTGACTTAATATACAACTACTACACAGTGGAAGAGTTTGAAGAAAAATGGGCCGCTTTGTTGGCACAATTCGGCCTTGAAGAAAATTCTTGGTGTCGTACTAAATACAACACACGTGGTCAATGGGCAGAGACGTTCTTAAGAGGGGTTTTCTATGGAGGCATGCGAACAACCCAAAGATGTGAGTCTATGAACAATGTACTCAAGAGATTCTTACTTGCTAATTACAGTTTACGAGAGTTTGTTTCACAAATTACCCATGCTATTGGCACAATGCGCCATAATGAAGCCGCTAAAGATTTCAAAAGCATGCATACCGTCCCTCATATTCCCGCTGGTAAGACAGATTTCTTGCAAACATATTACAAACAGGCCGCCGCAATTTTCACCAGaaacatatattataaagtAAAAGAACAGATTGAGGAAGAGCAACCCTATTCAATTTCTCATCGGGAAGATCAAGGGGATTCATACCTCTTCTCTTTAGCTAGATTCCAATACGGTACGATAAGACACCGAGTCTTATATAACAAAGAGAAGAATGAGTTAAATTGTTCGTGTTTGTTGTTTGAGTCCGATGGTATTCCATGCAAGCATATATGGTGTGTAATGAAAAGTCTTGACATTCGAGTTATACCAGAATCCTTAATATTAACTCGTTGGCGAAAGGATGTCAAGACTTCTTCCTCTACACAAGTTGGTGAACACTCATCCGAACATCAAAAGATGACCCAATTGTCAag GTTTGGAGCGCTCAATGCTTATTCAAACTCAATGAATTTCTTTGCATCACACTCAGAAGCAACATTCCAAATGGCAAAGATGGAGTTGGAAAAACTTAATACCATCTTTAGGGCGTCTTACGAGGAGGGACAGAATAGCCAAAACTCACAACCAACCACAACATATCGTGATAATCCAAACATA